The Phragmites australis chromosome 15, lpPhrAust1.1, whole genome shotgun sequence genome window below encodes:
- the LOC133892250 gene encoding uncharacterized protein LOC133892250, with translation MADFDESKTLEEMEFNHVPIWVRVSNLPLGMMDEETGAILGEKIGVFKEVDVGDDGLAVGRVLRIKVVIDIRKPLMRGIMIKVGSEEREKWCSFAYEFLPDFCYICGCIGHIDKHCEVQLEKGEAQQFSRNLRYIPEKKKGEGFEERRLVSGRSRGLWHGGSSGSKGSQDARGGRWASSGSASDALTWKKKEGDGEEKGEEVTSPPKAPSNVKDRDSGAKKTLLSALSDPMPDQKEAMAHGDAVHVNSPMHENSTAVGDDLGAGGRLEEKGRDNRRRYKKHQRREVTPGEKVSVSPGKRKRVQTEVEEMDVDKQRLQKVGRKEHEVMLSTTKEAGPTNRSCEDK, from the coding sequence ATGGCGGATTTTGATGAGTCCAAGACACTGGAGGAGATGGAGTTCAATCATGTGCCAATCTGGGTGCGTGTGTCGAACCTACCACTCGGGATGATGGATGAGGAGACTGGGGCAATCCTGGGAGAGAAGATTGGAGTGTTCAAGGAGGTGGATGTTGGAGATGATGGCCTGGCGGTGGGCAGGGTGTTAAGGATCAAAGTGGTGATCGATATTCGCAAGCCGCTTATGCGCGGCATCATGATCAAGGTGGGCAGCGAGGAGAGGGAGAAATGGTGTTCCTTTGCATACGAATTCCTTCCGGACTTTTGCTACATTTGTGGCTGTATCGGCCATATTGATAAGCACTGCGAAGTCCAGCTGGAGAAGGGTGAGGCTCAGCAGTTCTCTAGAAATCTCCGCTACATCCCGGAGAAAAAGAAGGGGGAGGGCTTTGAAGAGAGGAGGCTTGTGAGTGGTCGGTCGAGGGGCCTGTGGCATGGTGGAAGCTCGGGGAGTAAAGGATCCCAGGATGCCCGCGGTGGTCGCTGGGCATCGTCAGGATCGGCCAGTGACGCTCTGACATGGAAAAAGAAGGAAGGTGATGGGGAGGAGAAAGGGGAAGAAGTCACTAGTCCCCCGAAAGCTCCTAGCAATGTGAAGGACCGGGACAGTGGGGCAAAGAAGACCTTGTTATCGGCGCTCTCTGACCCTATGCCCGACCAGAAGGAGGCGATGGCGCATGGGGATGCTGTCCACGTGAACAGTCCCATGCACGAGAACAGTACAGCAGTGGGAGATGATTTGGGCGCTGGCGGGAGGTTGGAGGAAAAGGGGAGAGATAACCGTCGCCGTTACAAGAAGCACCAACGTCGTGAGGTGACTCCTGGGGAGAAGGTGTCGGTGTCTCCAGGAAAAAGGAAGAGGGTGCAGAcggaggtggaggagatggaTGTCGATAAGCAGAGGTTGCAAAAAGTAGGCAGGAAGGAGCATGAGGTGATGTTGTCCACTACAAAAGAAGCGGGGCCGACAAATCGGTCCTGCGAGGACAAATGA